The Candidatus Krumholzibacteriota bacterium genome window below encodes:
- a CDS encoding RNA polymerase sigma factor RpoD/SigA codes for MYPESRDGDYLGERSLDLYLREINNTALLTREQERKLARRIRKGEEEALHALVKANLRFVVSIAKQYVNQGLSLADLINEGNMGLIKAAHRFDEKRGFKFISYAVWWIRQAMLQALAEQSRIVRLPLNRAGTLYRIGKVARQLDQELGRAPEVEEIAAKLNLSNEEVRDTMQIANSHLSLDASFNNDQEENSLVDYLADDNQEPPDEMTYTNALSEDMQKALGTLTDREQAILSFYFGLEGEEPLTLEEIGKKMNLTRERIRQIKEKAILRLRHSTRSKYLKGYVES; via the coding sequence ATGTATCCCGAAAGCCGAGACGGAGATTACCTGGGCGAGCGCTCTCTCGACCTCTACCTGAGAGAGATCAACAACACGGCGCTGCTTACACGCGAGCAGGAGCGGAAACTCGCCCGCAGGATCCGGAAGGGCGAGGAAGAGGCGTTGCACGCGCTCGTCAAGGCCAACCTGCGCTTCGTCGTCTCCATCGCGAAACAGTACGTCAACCAGGGATTGTCCCTCGCCGACCTGATCAACGAGGGCAACATGGGCCTGATCAAGGCGGCTCACCGGTTCGACGAGAAGCGCGGATTCAAGTTCATCTCCTATGCCGTATGGTGGATCCGCCAGGCGATGCTGCAGGCGCTCGCGGAGCAGTCCCGCATCGTGCGCCTGCCGCTGAACCGCGCGGGCACACTCTACAGGATCGGCAAGGTCGCGCGTCAGCTCGACCAGGAACTGGGCAGGGCACCCGAGGTCGAGGAAATCGCCGCGAAGCTGAATCTCAGCAATGAAGAAGTCCGGGACACGATGCAGATCGCGAACAGCCATCTGTCCCTCGACGCCTCCTTCAACAACGACCAGGAAGAGAACAGCCTCGTCGACTACCTCGCGGACGACAACCAGGAGCCGCCCGACGAGATGACCTACACGAACGCCCTGAGCGAGGACATGCAGAAGGCGCTGGGTACGCTCACCGATCGCGAGCAGGCGATCCTGTCCTTCTACTTCGGGCTCGAGGGGGAAGAGCCCCTGACGCTCGAGGAGATCGGCAAGAAGATGAACCTCACCAGGGAACGCATACGCCAGATAAAGGAAAAGGCCATCCTCCGGCTCCGCCACAGCACCCGGAGCAAGTACCTCAAGGGGTACGTGGAGAGCTGA